Below is a genomic region from Leptospira ryugenii.
CCAAAATCAACTTTGCTTCAGGCAGAGCAAAAGTAAGCTTCGAGCCAAGTACAATCAAACTATCATCTATCATCCGATTGATCCGAAACATAGGTTATAAGGCCCAACTCTATGCCCCGGGACAAAAAACACAGACCCAGAAAAAAAGCTTACAAACTCTCTTTATGCGTATTGGCATTGCTGGCTTCGCATTTGGCAACATGATGATCTTGAGTGTTGCTCTTTATAGTGGTTACTTTTCAGGAATAGATACAAATTTTAAGAGATTATTTCACTATGCCTCTTGGTTTTTTGCAACGCCCGCCTATCTATACTCTGGCTATCCTTTTATGAGAGGTTTTTTCCAAAGTATAAAACAAAAAACTCTAACTATGGATTTTCTTCTTTTTTTGGGGATCTCACTCGCCTACTTTTATTCTGTCTTTGTTACTTTAACAGATAGAGGCGAAGTGTATTTTGACTCAGTTGCGATGATCTATTTCTTTATTTTAATCGGTAAGTACTTTGAGGAAAAGGCAAGGTTTAAAGCTTCCGAAGAAATAGAATCACTGCTCTGTAAATTACCAGAGTCAGCAATTTTGGTTGTGGAAGGTGTCGAAACTCAGGTAGAATCAAACCGCATCAAACAAAATGATCGAATTAAGATTCTACCAGGTATGCGAGTACCTGTGGATGGAATCATCGAAACCAATCTGGTACTCGTTGACGAATCATTTCTAACGGGCGAATCCAAACCAATCGAAAAACAAAAAGGTGACAAATTGCTCGCAGGTTCTCTTGCCTTGGATTTTCCCATTGAGTTGATTGCAAGTTCTGATTACCATGCCTCTACCCTTTCCAATTTGAAGGTCCGCTTGGAGGAGGCACTCCTGACAAAACCTAAAATCCAAGTCCTCACCGAAAAAATTGCATCTTATTTTATAAGTATCGTTTTTATCATTGCGCTGCTCACCTGTGCCGTCTGGCTCATTCGAACAAATTTTGACATTGAAAGAGCTTTGGTATATACTATCTCGGTCTTAATCGTTGCTTGTCCTTGTGCTCTTGGAATTTCTGTGCCTACAGCTTTGGTTATGAACCATATCGTAAATTCCGAACATGGTGTACTTTTAAAAAATCCTAGTGTGATAGAGCCCCTTTCTCAGATTGACATTATTTTTTTGGATAAAACAGGGACATTGACAGAAGGAAAATTCCAAGTTAAAAGCAATACCATATCCGATCTATATTTACCTGTTGTGTATCATCTCGAACGAGAACTGAACCATCCCTTGGCTAAATCCATCGTACGGTATTTAAAACCGCTGGTAGAGTCATCTCCGTCAACATCTCAGATCGAAAAAAAATCTTTCCAAGCAATACCTGGGCAAGGAATCAAAGCAATCGTTAGCCTTGGGGCTGAGGATTGGATTGTTCTACTTGGCAACCATAGACTGATGGATATCAACGAAATCCCTTGGCCTCGAGAAAGCACCGAAGAAGGCACCTCTGTTCATTTAGCCATAAACGGGATCTACAAAGGACAGATGAGTTTATCTGATTCCATTCGACCTGGTGCGCAAAATTTAGTAACTTCATTGCAGAGCCGTATCAGCCAAATCGTTCTATTATCGGGTGATGGAGATTCAGCCGTTGCTGCCACTGCCGAGGAACTACAAATCAACGATTTCGAGTCAAACCAAAGCCCAGACGACAAATGGAAAAAGATAGAATCGGCAAAGAATCAGCACAAAATCGTAGCTATGGTTGGGGACGGGATTAATGATAGTCTTTCTCTCGCGGCAGCAGATGTCTCAATCTCACATACAGAAGCAGAAGACCTATCCTTAGAAAAATCTGACGTCGTCTTGACCTCCGGAAATCTAAATGGAATCACATTTGCTATCGAATCTGCAGCTCTAACAAGAAGGGTAATTAAACAGAATATTATAATTTCTTTATGTTACAATTCCATCATGTTACCTCTTGCCGTTTTTGGTTTTATGCTGCCAGTTCTATGCTCAGTATTTATGGCAAGTTCCTCATTGACTGTTATCTTAAATTCTCTTTCCATCAGATATCGGAGGAACTAAAATGGAGGCACTGTACCTTACCATCCCTATAGCGACCGTGATTGCTTTTTTCTTTTTGTGGCTATTTGTTACCGCGATTAAAAAAGGACAATTTGAAGATATCGAAGCACCAAAGTACCGAATCTTTTTTGAGGATGATCTTCCATCTGATAGGGAAAAGGGTCAAAAATGAATCCCGAATCTCTAGGATTGTTGGGCTCGGCTTTTCTCTTTGGCCTCACGAGTAGCGTGCACTGCGTTGCTATGTGTGGTCCGATTGTGAGTCTCTTACAAAAGTCTGCACCCAAGAATCAGGTTTTTTTTCTACATCAATCTGGGAGATTGTTTTCCTATCTCCTGATGGGTATATTCCTTGCTTCTCTCGGGAAGGGTGCCAACTCCTTTGGTAGCTTGGTTGAAATCCAAAACATTGCAGGAATACTCTCAATTTTGATGATTATAATGCTTGGATTTCAATACCTTGTCAGAGGGAAGAGTATCAATGCATTTAGTAGGATCTATGCATTTTTACAAAATCGACTTAGGAATGATAAACATTCCATTCATTGGGATCGTTTTCTATTGGGTTCTTTGAGTGCCTTTCTGCCTTGTGGTATCTTATATCCAGCCTATGCCATGTCCTTTGCTACGGGCGAAATTTCAATGGGCCTTATGGTGATGCTTTCTTTTTTTATTGGCACAGTACCGGCACTCTTTGGTTTTTCCTTGGGATTTCGCACTTTTGCTTCGGTTTTAGGGCCAAGGTATGTGCGGTATCTAGGAGTTGTGATGGTCGTAGTGGCCTTGGGATTTTCCTCGTATCGATTGATGCACCCGACCCATTCCGAGTCTTGTGCACATCCCCACTCGGACTGACTCATTCGTTTACATCGGAAAAAAGTATCGAGACCGAATCATACTCTTCCACTAAGTAAGCAAGCTGGTTTGAAAACTCATCATTGTTTATATTCAATCCCATTGCAGAAAAAAGACCGAGCAAAGCAAATAAACATGCAGCCGCCACCAAACGAGTGTTTCTTCTTTCTCTTTGGAATCGTTTTTCTGTTTTTTGTTTGATACGAAGATCAAAGGTCTGATCTTGTAACAATTCTTCCCATTTTCGTTTTTTAGGTTTCATGTTTCAATTCTCCTATGAGATTTTTGCGAATCCATTCTTTGGCTCGGAACAATCTTGATTTTACAGTTCCTTGTTTCATTGCCAAGTCATTTGCAATTTCTTCCATCGACTTTCCTGCAAGATATAGCTTTAAGGGCAATTTGTATGGCTCAGGCACTGTTCTCAAAAGCTTCTCCATTTGAAATGAGTTGATAAGGTCTTCGGATTCCTCTCTCTGCAATGTTTGGAACTGATCGGAGTCCAAGTATTTTTTTGCCTTTTCCTCTTCTTTGATTCGTTTTGCGTTCACACGCTTAGATTCATTTTTGGCTATTTGGTAGATCCAAGTTGAAAGTTTAGAATCACCTCGAAATTGGCCTTTTTGTAAGGACTTATACACACGGAAGTAGACTTCTTGGACAATGTCTTCTGTGGAATCATCAAAACGATCGATGAGGGTTTCACCGATCGTTTTGAGTACCAACAACTTTGTTTCAGACACCAAGGATTCAAAATTGTTATGGCTTTGCATATTCTTTGAAGAAATCTACTTACTCTTCAGGTTTAAATCGTTTCGCGAATTTTTCAATCAAATCACCAAGTTCTTGTCTTTGTTCAGGTCGAAGGACGGCATGAAACTCAATCATTTTTGCCTGAAAGAATTTTCTCATTTCTGTATGCCTTTTGTCTTGTTCTGTACTAAGTTTATCAAGAACCTTTGTATCAATGGTATCCTTACGAATTTGGCTGACCACTTCTTTCACCCAATTTTCCTTTTGAGGATCCAGTTCTTTATGCTTAGCAATCAACTCTGTTTTGATACTTTCCAATTTGGTTTTTTGGGCATCGTCCAGATCTAATTTTGAGGTTAGTTTATCTGCTACCCAATTGATCCTTTTTTCGAAACTATAGTGGCCTCTGCAATTTGCGAGCACGGTCAGCGACACTATTGTCATGAGAGCAAACAAACTAATTTTCTTGAATTTTGAAGATTGTAACACGATTCTTCTCCTGTTTTGCCTATGAGACCCAAGAAGAAGAGAAAAGTTCCCAGATCAAAAAAAATTAGGGATGTTCGGTGAAAGTGTATTTCGATTGGATATGAGTCAAAATCCTCGCTTTGGATTCTCTCTTTTCAATCATAAACTCTAAATTTGGATCTTGGATATCAAACAAGACACTTGAAAGAATGGCTTCCTTGGCAGTAGCCGTTAACTGACCTTGCAAAAGAAATCCTGTATAGTGATAGTTGATGTTGGAAGCTGATTGAGCAGCTTCACTCGTTTCCCAAACATTCCCGCTGATTTCTTTTGTTTGAAAGTTCACTTTTACAATGCCCAATCTCGCAGAGTAATATTCCAAAAATAACAAGGCCTCATCTTTAAAATGGAAATCCAAAGCGGAATGAATTCTACTCAATTCTCCTACACTGCGAACCACCACGCGATTGGGACCTTTTGTATAGTACTCCAGTTTCAACAGCCTATCCTACCAATGTTGTTTTTTTAAGATAATTCCTGTAAGTTGCCTCACGAATCAAGTAATCTGCGCAATCGAAACGAGAAATATTCTCCGCTCTTACATCCGTCAGATCTTCCAAAACTCTATAAACTCCCGTGAGTGGTCCATTTGTCAGAAATCCGGGACGGCAGATACTCCAATCCAGTGCCGATTTTTTTACAAGGTTCTCCTGCCTATCCTTATCTTTATATAAGGCTCTTAACAAGAAGGGTCTCGTAAAATAGGCATAAAAAAAACTACCATGACCTTTGCTATCGCCAGCGCCGATTCCCGTGACTACTAGGAGATAGGCCTTTGGATTCCAGCCTAACATTGCATCTATGATATTTTTTGTGGCTTGGGAAAAAAAGGAACAATGCGAAAATTGGATGGGAAGGCCTAAAGTCACAATAATTGTATTTGCTCCCACAATGGTATTCTTTACTGCCTCGGGATCCAAGGCAGAACCTAAATGTGCTGTGAGCGTTGGCAAAAGAGGGATGGGCAAAGGACTCCTCGACAGGGTTTTGACCTTCCAGCCTCTTTCGAGCGCCAAACTGGTGGTAGCTAGGCCGATTCCCTTGGAAGCGCCAATGACAGCGATGGTCTTTGTATTCATAGATCAAATTGTTCGTTAATACCCTTTCCATTTCAATTCAAATCTGATCATGGTTCTTAGAAGAGACTTGTTTTCTGAGAGGGCCTACTAGAATAGCGGTGAACATGAAAGATTTAGAAACGAAATTTCAAGCGATGAGAAAGTCCATAAATACGACCGAAGAAGCATTTCGGCTCTATGATGCCCTCCCCGTTGTCCAAATCGAAGAAATGATGGGCATGTGGAAAGGCTCTGGATTTCCCACTGGGCATACAATGGATGGGGCCCTTGAAACTTTTAACTGGTATGGTAAAGAGTTTGAGGATGCAGACCATGTTCACCCTTTGGTATTCCGCTCCTTGTTTGGTACTCTCTTCAAGGTAAATCCAGCTTTAATGCCTGTTCGGTTAGCGACTCTCATTCCATCAAAACCTTTTGGATTCTTAAAGTACATCTTTCTGCCTCTACGTTTCTTTTTCCAAGCTTGGTCCTCCAAAGCCAGAGTGCGTTTAACAGAGTTTCGGGGGAAGGTGACGGCAACTATGGTGTATGACCAACTTCCCATACATGACGTATTTCGCCGGGTCAATGACAAAACTTTACTCGGCTGTATGGACTATAAAGGAATGGGTCAGTTTTTCTTCTTTGTTCTGGAGAAAGTAGAGCCCTAAGTTCCTTTCCAAATGAGACATATTTTTTTCTCAAGGATGTCCACTTTTGGCCGATGAGAATATTATATGGACTTTTCCCAAATACCTTCTTCCTTCGCGCCACTTTTGGGCAGAGTCCGCGAACTGGAAGTATTGACTTCCCAGCCAAAGTCGTGGGTAAGCTTCCCAGAATTGATTGAAAAGAACTTAAAACCAGATGTTCCCAAGGAAAATAGGGAGGCCACTGTCTCCCCTACGCAAGTTTTGCCGGCACAAGCACCAAAATCAGAAACAAACCTAAGCAGCATCATACACGAGAAAGCAGAGGAAAAAGGATTGGATCCTAACTTGGTGAAAGCCATCATCCAAACAGAATCTGGGTTCCAACCAAAGGCTGTGTCTCCCAAGGGAGCTCTTGGTCTTATGCAATTGATGCCGAAAACTGCAGAAATGTTAGGTGTGGATGATCCTTTAGATCCAAGCGCAAACATTGAAGGTGGAACGACATACTTTCGGGATATGTTGCAAAAGTTTGGAGACATTGACAAAGCTCTAGCCGCATACAACGCGGGACCAGGTGCGGTCAAAAAGTACGGAGGAGTCCCACCCTACTCAGAAACGCAAACTTACATCGAAAAGGTAAAATCTAATTATAAGAAGTTTTCGAGGGAACTGTAAACTCAAAAGAAAGATAGATAGCCAAATTTTGCCTGAAGACTTTTCGTATAACGACCATAAGAGGAGCCCTCAGGAATCGATTCCCAAGCATCTGAGATCTTCTTGTTGATAAAATCAAGACTAGAAATCGACTTTATCCTTTGAGATAAGGTCATTTGCACCAAGGCCGTATCCTCTCCTAAAGGAACCAAACCAGAAACACGTGTATTACGTTTGCCAAACAATGTTTTCTGGATCAAGGCGACATCTTGGGTCCAAATCCCTTTCACATAAATAAAAATCTTTGGATTTTCATCCCTTGTCTGTAGGTAGTTGGTCTTTGTTTTTGTAGAGAAATAAAGGGAATATGCAAACTCTTTAGGCAGATAGATAGGATCGGATTTTAAAATGGCGGCTTGGCCAAAGGCCTTGGTAATTGCATTTGTCTGAGCGTCCCATGGTTCGATGGCTGACCGAGTTAAATCTCTATAGATAAAAAAGATGGAAAGCGCCACGAGAAATACTGCGACTACAGATGCGGTGTATGTATTTAATTCTTTCTCCGTTTTGAGAAGAATATGAGCAATGCCTATGAGTAGCATAGGTGCGATTACAAGTTTGGTGATAGAAAGCCAATCTTGAAATAAAAAACGACTAGATTGTTTTCCAAAAAAATCAAAATAAGAAAAACAGAATATTGTAATACCAAGAGAAAACAAATAAGTTAACAAGAAGATAAACGGAACATTTCTCTTTTTGAAGAATACCGAAGTCTTTTGAGCTTGTTTCCTAGCCCCTCGGATCCCAGAAAAGAGAACAAAAAAAGTAAATGCAAGAAGAAACATCTTTAAACTAGAAAGGAACGCAAACAAAATGAAGCTAGGGAAAACAAGCAGATCCCCCATCTTTTCTAAGCGGAAAGTTAAAAAGACTAGCAAGATAAAATCTAAAGCTACTAGCTCAGGGAAATATTCAGTCGGGAATGAATAAGAAAAAGGAAGGAAAGCAGCAAGATAGAGAGCAAGGTAGTGGTTTCTTCCCCATAAATTTCTTCGGAGCAACAACAGAAACAAATGTAAAAACAAGCTATAAAAAAAACCAGCTAACGATAAAAATGCGGGAGCATAGTTTAGGCCTAGTAATTTCTTCCAGGTGAGCAAAAGAACGAATGGAAGCGGCTCTCTTGCCGAAAGAAAGCCTCCCTCCTCGGTCAAAGAACGTAAATTTGCCAAAAATTCCCATTCAGTCTCAGATAAAGGGAAAGGCCTAAACCAAGAAAAAAGAGTAAAAGCCAACGAGAGTACCAAGATGCTCAAAAAGAAAGAAGGATATGAAATGGGCTTTGGTTCTCGCATGGGCAAAAGCTAGATTTTAAACTAGTCCTTTGATAAATTTTAGGTGAAATTATTCCAGAATAATTTCGATTATACATAGAATTTCATAAAAAGAGGCGCCCCATGTCTACGGAGAAAAAAGATTATCTCCTATACGATGAAAAAGGTCAGGTTTCCCCTGACAAACCATGGATATTTAGAACGTATGCTGGGCATACGAATGCAAAGGCCTCCAATGAGCTGTATCGCAAAAACCTAGCGAAAGGCCAAACAGGACTCTCCATTGCCTTTGATCTACCCACACAGTGTGGTTATAGTTCCGACCATGCAGTTTCCCGGCCAGAGATCGGCAAAGTAGGAGTTCCGATCAATTCACTCGAAGACTTTCGCATACTCTTTGACCAAATCCCCATCGAAGAAATGAACACTTCGATGACCATCAATGGAACCTCTATGTGGCTCTTATCGCTCTATGTAGCACTGGCACAGGAAAGAGGTGTGCCATTAGAAAAATTGAATGGAACCACACAAAATGACCTTATCAAAGAGTACCTAGCCCGAGGAACCTATATCTTCCCTCCCGCTCATTCCATGAAGATCATAGTGGATATGTATGAGTATTGCCTCCACAATATACCGAAATGGAACCCATCCAACATTTGTTCCTATCATTTACAGGAAGCCGGAGCTACCCCTGTCCAAGAATTATCCTTCGCTCTTGCAACTGCGATTGCTGTCTTGGATGCCATCAAAGAAAGAAACTGCTTTACGGAAGCTGAATTTGAGCAGTGCGTAGGAAGGATTTCCTTCTTTGTCAATGCAGGGATTCGGTTTGTAGAAGAGATGTGTAAAATGCGTGCCTTCTCTGAACTTTGGGAAGAAATCACAAAAGAAAGATACGGCGTCAAGAACGCAAAATACAGAGTGTTCAGATATGGTGTGCAAGTAAACTCGCTCGGTCTCACAGAAGAACAGCCGGAGAACAATGCTTGGAGAATTTTAATTGAGTCTTTGGGAGTCACCCTCTCCAGAAAGGCAAGGTGCCGTGCCTTACAATTACCAGCTTGGAATGAAGCACTTTCATTGCCTAGACCTTGGGACCAACAATGGTCACTTCGATTGCAACAAGTATTAGCATATGAGACAGATTTATTAGAGTATCCTGATCTTTTCGATGGTTCAAAAGTTGTAGAAGCCAAAGTAAAAGCTCTTAAAGATGAGGCTAACAAAGAAATCAATAAGATCCTCGAAATGGGCGGAGCCTTGAATGCAATTGAAAATGGCTACATGAAATCCCAACTTGTTAAGTCACAAACAGAAAGACTTTCGAAAATCAACTCTAATGAGCTGATTATCGTTGGTAAGAATAAGTGGACCGATGGTATCAAATCACCTTTGATGACTGACGCTGACGGTGGTATTTTCAAAGTTGATCCGAAGTCAGCAGAACAAACTTTAGGTGTTCTTTCCGATGTAAAATCACGAAGGGACAACACAAAAGCAACTGAAGCCCTCGCAAAACTAAAGCAAGCTGCTAAAGATGGCAAAAACTTAATGGATTATTCTATTGAATGCGCAAAAGCCCTTGTTACAACAGGAGAATGGGCGGATGCACTCAGAGAAGTTTACGGAGAGTACAACCCACCAACAGGAGTGGAGGGACAAAAACTTTTCCTCACAGAAGACAAAGTAGCTACTGTAAGAGAAAAAGTTGAATCCTTCATCAAAAAATCTGGCCACAGACCTAAAATGGTAGTTGGTAAGCCTGGGCTCGATGGTCACTCAAATGGTGCAGAGATGATTGCAGTATCTGCCAAACATAGTGGCTTTGATGTAATCTATTCGGGCATACGATTATCTCCCGAAGATATCGTACAATCTGCTGTAGAAGAAAATGCAGATGTCATTGGTTTGTCCATACTTTCAGGCTCACACAAAGAAATCGTAAAACAATTGTTTGATGAGCTAGATCATTACAAGGCAAAGGATAAAATTCCAGTAGTGATTGGCGGTATCATTCCTGAGTCTGATTTTGAAGAGTTAAAAGCAATGGGAATCAAGGAAATATTCACTCCCAAAGATTATGATTTGATGTCGATCATGAACAAAGTTGTGGATATCATTTCTAAGGAACCTATCCCCGCTTAGAGCCTTTAGTGCGCCATCCGAAAGCAAAAATTCTTGTGGTTGATGACGATTCTATCAACCGCAAGATATTAGCCAAACCTCTCCTACAACATCACTATGAGGTAATCGAAGCCGTCAATGGTTTGGATGCTTTATCAAAAGTGAGCGAAGAAAATCCTGATATGCTCCTGTTGGATCTCATGATGCCCGAAATGGACGGCTACTCAGTACTTCAGCATCTCCGAAAAACAAAGTCTCAAGTGGAGCTTCCCATAATCTTAATTACTGCAATGCACGATTCACAAGACATTGTAAAAGGATTTCATCTAGGTGCTAATGATTACCTACAAAAAAACTTTAACAAGGAAGAGTTGTTAGCAAGGATAGAATCCGCTTTGCAAATAAAAAGTTTTCACAGTCAATTGAAAGAAAGGAATAATATTATCGAAAAAGAATTGGACATAGCACGTTTAATTCAAATCAATATCTTACCAAAAAAATCTCCCTTCTTACCTGGATTTGTTGTGAGTTCTTTATACGTTCCTATGGATAAAGTCGGAGGAGATTTTTTTGATTATGAGGAAGAAGAAGAATACTGTGATTTTTTAATTGCAGACGTATCTGGTCATGGCGTACCGGGTGCCTTACTTGCTACAGTCTTAAAGATGTCTTTCCAATACGCTCACACATTAAAATTATCTCCTACGGATACTTTGAAGCTTATGGACCAAAGTGTGTCCGAACGTGGAGCGCTTGGGATGTTTGCAACTGCAATGATTTTGCGAATCTTTCCGAAAACTGGCTTGGTGGAATATTCAAATGCCGGTCACCATCCCCTACTCCTGCATAGAAGAACTGAAAATATTTTTTTGGAATTCTCTACTCCTGGTATTCCTTTAGGGCTTAACTACGAGTTAAAACGAAAACCATTTTTGAAATCTGAATTTACTCTTGTCCCAGGTGACCGTTTAATTTTATGTACAGATGGTATCCTCGAAACGACCGATGGCCAAGGTAGTGATTACGATAGTTTGCGATGGAAAGATTTTTTAAGTGAAAACATAGAGTGTAAAACCGAGGTTCTCCCTAATCTACTCTTAAAAGACTTATACACATTTACCCCAAGTGCAAATTTTAATGATGACCTAGCATTATTGGTTATTGACTTTGATAAAAAAGAATTATGACAAAAGATACAATTAAACTAATTGAAGATTCTATGTTAGGTGAAAAATATGCGATTGCTCAAGTCATCTCAAAGATTGAATCACCAAATAGCCAAAAATTTAGAAATGAAATATTTTCTTATCTCACAGAAAGACGTTCGTTACACAATTCACTCACCATAGGTATCACAGGAACCCCTGGAGCTGGAAAATCATCCTTACTAGGAGAGATTTGTCGTGAATTTTTAAGAATGGCTCCAGGTAAAAAGATGGCAATTGTTGCCATCGACCCTTCCTCCAATATTAGCGGAGGATCTATACTTGGTGACAGAACTCGAATTCAATTGCCAAGAAGAGAAAATGCTATCTACTTTAGATCACAACCATCTCAGCTAGAATTGGGAGGTTTAAATCCGTATACATACCACGTGATCCGATTTCTTAGAAGTATTTTTGATTATGTGTTTGTTGAAACGGTTGGAATTGGGCAAAATGAAATCTCCGTTTCATTAATTTCAGACATCTCATTTTTAGTACTACAACCTTTAGGTGGTGATCAGATTCAATTTATGAAAAGTGGAATCATGGAGGTTCCAGAAGCATTCATCATAAATAAATGTGATGAAATTGGACTTGCAAATAATAGCTTCCATATGTTAGAAACTACTTTATCATTCTTAAAAGATGTGTTACCAAACCAAACCCTCCCTCCAATTTTCAAAACATCTGTTGTTAAAAAAATGGGGATCGAGGAATTGTTGCAGTTTATCATATTGTATCCAAATCGAAAAGATAAAGTGAATGAAGCAAGGACTCAGATCCAAAAGTGGATAAAGGAAGAATATGGAAGATTTGGTTTGAGTATCGTGCCCAAATTACCAAACCCACCTGCAGACTCAAAATCGCTTAATTATTTTGAGATATTAGAAACTTTGGTATCTGAAAAAATAAAACAATATGCAAAGATCGTTTAACGATTCCAAAGATATCGTTTTTCTATTTCAGCCATTTCTTCTTTCTTTCGTTTCTGGTCCCAAGAGAGTTTTTTCGCAAGATGGTCTATTACAATATTCAATTGCTCCCTGCCAAGTCTTCCGACCGTGCCTATCCCTGATCTACGAAAAAACAAATCAGATGCCTTGATGATTTCCTCTTCTTCACAAAGATAATCTATTTCTTCTTCAAAAAATATTTCGCCATTAGCAAGGGGGATCTCATATTTACCTGGCTTTGCTAACATTTTCTCTGCTATAGTTCCGTATCTAAAAGTAAGGATTTCAATCTTTCTACCGGAAACTTTTGGAAACTTTGCCTGTAACTCCCGAATCAATTCTAAACGAGGTTTTTGGTAAGCTCCTATTAAAAGTTCATCCTTTGTCTTACAAACTTTATCTGTATAACCAAAATATAT
It encodes:
- a CDS encoding PP2C family protein-serine/threonine phosphatase, translating into MRHPKAKILVVDDDSINRKILAKPLLQHHYEVIEAVNGLDALSKVSEENPDMLLLDLMMPEMDGYSVLQHLRKTKSQVELPIILITAMHDSQDIVKGFHLGANDYLQKNFNKEELLARIESALQIKSFHSQLKERNNIIEKELDIARLIQINILPKKSPFLPGFVVSSLYVPMDKVGGDFFDYEEEEEYCDFLIADVSGHGVPGALLATVLKMSFQYAHTLKLSPTDTLKLMDQSVSERGALGMFATAMILRIFPKTGLVEYSNAGHHPLLLHRRTENIFLEFSTPGIPLGLNYELKRKPFLKSEFTLVPGDRLILCTDGILETTDGQGSDYDSLRWKDFLSENIECKTEVLPNLLLKDLYTFTPSANFNDDLALLVIDFDKKEL
- a CDS encoding GTP-binding protein is translated as MTKDTIKLIEDSMLGEKYAIAQVISKIESPNSQKFRNEIFSYLTERRSLHNSLTIGITGTPGAGKSSLLGEICREFLRMAPGKKMAIVAIDPSSNISGGSILGDRTRIQLPRRENAIYFRSQPSQLELGGLNPYTYHVIRFLRSIFDYVFVETVGIGQNEISVSLISDISFLVLQPLGGDQIQFMKSGIMEVPEAFIINKCDEIGLANNSFHMLETTLSFLKDVLPNQTLPPIFKTSVVKKMGIEELLQFIILYPNRKDKVNEARTQIQKWIKEEYGRFGLSIVPKLPNPPADSKSLNYFEILETLVSEKIKQYAKIV